A window of Limosilactobacillus reuteri genomic DNA:
TGCATTATCAATTGTTGAAGCACCAGATCACTCATATGATGAACTTGACGGTGATTGGTTAATTGACACTGATCATTATGTTGTTATTCACCGTGTGGCAATTCACTCTAATCATGCTGGAAAAGGATATGCCTCAGCATTATTCACTAGTGTAATTGATTACATTAAGAAGAATCGGAAGGATATTAAGACTATTCGGATCGATACTCATGAAGACAACAAGATCATGCAACACTTGATCGACAAAAATGGCTTTACTAAAGTTGGTGAACTTCATGGGATTTACCGTCCAGAAGAAAATTCATATGTTTACGCCTTATTAACAGGTAATTAAACACTAAAATAGCGGGAGACTAGGGATTCCTAATCTCTCGCTATTCTTTTAAAATTAATTTTTGAAACTATGAATTGGAGCGGGAATAAGTCCACCACGGTTAATCATCGCGGTACTTGCGGCTTTATTGACTGCCATTACAGGGGCATATCCTAATAGACCACCGAATTCAACCGTATCACCAACTTTTTTGCCGGATGCGGGAATCACGCGGACAGCAGTGGTTTTATTATTAATCATTCCAATCGCCGCTTCATCAGCAATCATTGCGCTAATGGTTTCTTTTGGTGTATCACCAGGGATGGCAATCATATCAAGACCAACGGAACAAACCGCAGTCATTGCTTCTAATTTAGAGATATTTAGCGTTCCAGCGTTAACTGCCTTAATCATGCCAGCATCTTCAGAGACGGGGATGAATGCGCCTGATAAACCACCAACATGACTGCAGGCCATAATACCGCCTTTTTTCACAGCATCGTTTAACATGGCTAGAGCAGCGGTGGTTCCATGAGTTCCAACCTGAGCAACGCCGATTTCTTCTAAAACTTCGGCAACAGAACCACCAGCGGCAGCAGTTGGTGCGAGGGAAAGGTCCACGATCCCAAATTGAACGCCCAGTCTTTCAGCTGCAACAGTTCCTACTAATTGACCCATTCGTGTCACCTTAAAGGCAGTTTTCTTGATCGTTTCGGCAACGACATCCATTGATTCGCCCTTAACTTTTTCTAGGGCGGTTTTGATAACTCCAGGTCCTGAAACACCAACATTTATTACTACATCTGGTTCACCAACACCATGAAATCCGCCCGCCATGAAGGGATTATCTTCAACAGCATTACAAAAGATAACTAGTTTAGCATTTGTCATCATATCAAGCTTTGAACCAGCGACGACTACTTTACCCATTTGTGCAACGGCATCCATATTGATCCCGCTACGAGTAGAGCCAACATTTACTGATGCACAAACAAAATCAGTTTCCGCCAATGCTTCAGGGAGGGAAGCGATTAACGTGCGGTCACCAGTTTGGTATCCCTTTTGAACAAGAGCACTGTACCCGCCGATAAAATCAATCCCTAATGTTTTGGCAGCCCTGTCTAAGGTTTTAGCATATTTAACATAGTCGTGGTCTTGAGAAGCAGCGGCAATGAGGGAAATAGGAGTAACAGTTACTCGCTTGTTAGCAATCGGAATTCCATATTCGGCTTCAATTTGTTGGCCGACTTTAACAAGGTTCTTTGCTTTTGTCGTAATTTTGTCATAGATCTTTTGACATGCAACCGTACTATCACTATCGATACAATCAAGTAAAGAAATTCCCATCGTGATTGTCCGCACGTCGAGGTTTTCATTAGAAATCATGTGGCTGGTTTCATAAATTTGTTGTGAATTCATTAAGGGATATTCCTCCTGTACATATTAAAGATTATGCATGGCATCGTAAATTTTGGCATTTCTAAGGTTAATTTCAACGCCAATCTCTTTACCGAGTTCTGTAAATTCATTAGTTAATTGATAACTATCAAGATTTTCAGGAATCATCACAGACATCATCATTACGAAATTGCCATCCATAATTGTTTGGGAAACATCTAGAATATTAATTTGTTTTTGGGCAAGAAGGGTACTTACCTTAGCGATAATTCCAACTTGGTCTTCACCTAGAACAGATACAACAGCTTTCATTAAAGAATCCTCTCTTTCTTTTAATGATTTTAATTGTAGTATAATAATATGAACATTTCTAGACAATTTTAGCTAATAAAAAGGGCATCACTCGTTTAGAGGTGCCCTTTATGGTAAAAAATATGAAATTGGTTGGATCTAAAATGTGCCCGGCTTACCAATATAGTCATCTACACCGTCAGGATTTCCTGACCATTTAAACTTATCATACCAGATAGAATGCTTTTCTTGATCTAACTTGTCGATTTGCTTCATTTCGTCTGGTGATAGGGTAAAGTCAAAAATTTCTGCATTTTCTTGCATACGTTGAGGATGAGTAGTCTTGGTAAGAACTATAAAGCCTTGCTGAATTTCCCAGCGAAGAATTACTTGGGCCGGACTCTTTTGGTGCTCGTCTGCGATTTGCTTAATAACATCATTGGAAAGAAGACGACCATTACCTAGTGGCGACCAGGCTTCAAGCTGAATATCATTTTCTCGACAAAACTTTACAATCTTAGGCTGGTGAATCAGGGGATTGAATTCAATTTGATTAATTACTGGTTTAATTTTGGCGTGATCGAGCAAATCAGTCATTCGTTCGACATTAAAATTGCAAACACCGATTGATTTTGCTTGACCGTCTTTGTAAATATCTTCTAACGCGCGCCAGCTTTCATTGTATTTATCATTAACTGGCCAATGAAGAAGGAGAAGGTCGACATAGTTTGTTTGTAACTTTTTTAATTGCTCATTCACTGCTTGTCGAATTTTATCATAATCTCCTTGATCACCATTGAAAATTTTAGTGGTAAGAAAGATGCTATCACGTTCACGGCCAGTAGCCTTGAGACCATCTTGAATTCCTTGACCAACAACTGCTTCATTCCCATATTGTTTAGCAGTATCGATTAAGACGTAATCATTAATAATGGCTTCTTTAACCATTTGCTGTGTTTCCGCAAGTGAGGCTTTCCAGACCCCTAAGCCAAGTTGGGGGATAAGGTGACCGTTGTTTAATTTTATCTTTGGTTGTAGATTTTGATTCATTTTAATTAAATTCTCCTTTCTAAATCAGTTATAACATTCCCGAAATGTCAATTTAAGTTAGAAAGAAAATAGTTGCTCATCAGTGACGTAAGACATGAATACTTCATATGGAGTTCGATAGCCTAGTGATTTACGGGGCAGGTTATTTCGCTTACTCATCAGTTGGGTTACCAATTCATCAGGAAGATTGCGGAAATCTAGCTGTTTCGTTAAGCCATCCCGGCGTAAAAGACCGTTGTTGTTTTCGTTCAGCCCTCGTTGATTGGGAGCACCAACCTCGGCAAAGTAAGTGTGAAGGTCAAATTGATTGGCAATCTCGCGCCAGCCGGCGAATTCTTTTCCGTTGTCAAAGGTAATCGATTTGAAGAAGTACCGCGGGAATTTCCGAAGCCACTGACTTAAGTGTTGGTTAATCGCATCAGCCGTCTTTTCGTGCACATTGAGTACAATTTCGACCTTCGATTGGCGTTCAGTCAGGGTCATTACCGCCCCTTGGTGCTTTTTGCCTTGGACGGTATCAGCTTCAAGGTGCCCAAATTCAGTGGCATAGTGCGGAAAGTCCTTGGCACGCTCGTGAATACTTCGCCCCAATTAGCCAGCCTTCCCGCGGCGCTCGACATAGCCATTCGGGTGCCGCTTACCTGGAACGGACATCGAAGCCGAACTGGCCACGTTCAAACATCCGGTAAAGAGTTCGCCGGTTACAACTAATTGGGCGCTCAGCGCGCCCAATAATGGTATCAGGCGTCCACCCCTGGGCAATTTTGTCGTTGATATAAGTGAGTTCAGCCAGTGACAACTGAGTACGTTTTCGGCCACAACGTTGCTTATTGCACATATAGTGATCCTGATAATCAGCAATTGAGGCACCGGTTTCCAGGTAACGATAAACGCGATAAACGGTTTCGGCGCAACGGTTGATCATTTGGGCCACTCGGTACGCTTTAAGCTTTTGCACGAAAGAATGGGCGATGATTGTCAGCTCGTTTGTGGTAAGATGGGTGTAAGTCATTTGTGGTTTCCTTTCTTTTGTTTAGGGGTATTCAAAAGTCTACCACAAATGGCTTTTCTATTTTTCTAACTTATTTTCTAACTTAATTTTACAAACGGCGATTAAATACTTTAGGATTCTTGAATTTGCTCGTTAACAAACTGAAGAAATTTTTCGATTGCTGGAGATAAGATAGTATTTTTACGCCAGGCAAGGACATCCCCTGTCGATTTGTTAGGCACCAGAGGAACAAAAACAAGGTCAGGATCATGAAAATTATTATAGACGCCCTTAATTGTCAGACCATAGTAATTACTATTTCTTAAAAGGGAAACGGTATTTCCAGGTAAACTGGTTGTCGCACGGATATTTAAACGCGTTTGATCTAATTTTAAAATGTCACTAACTTCATCACGAACAATACTACGGTGGGGAAGAATTAAGGGGATTTTTTAAGGATCTTCTTTAGTAAATGAAAAGTCATTATTTTTATGGCTGCGAAAATTATAATTCATTTTTTGAATAACTCACCATTTATAATAAGATTTTTACATTCTTAATGCTACAGTTTATTATTAAACCAACAATTAATTGGAGGTTAGTAATGATGGCTAAGAATGAACATGAAGTAAAAAATGACCTTTTTGGTTTCGGTGATAAGAACGTTACGTTTGCAAAATACTTTATTGGAACAAGTTATCTCAATGGGTTAGTATCTCCTGATGATAACATTGATGTAAATGTTTCAAACGTTAATTTTGAGCCCGGTTGCCGTAACAACTGGCATATTCACCATGATGGTTTCCAAATCTTATTAGTAACTGCTGGCGAGGGTTGGTATCAAGAAGAAGGCAAGCCAGCGCAATTGTTAAAACCCGGTGATGTTGTAGCAATTCATGAAGGTGTAAAGCACTGGCATGGAGCTACTAAGGATAGTTGGTTCTCTCATGTTGCTATTACGAAGGGAACTAGTGAATGGTGCAAAGAAGTAGATGACGCTACTTACAACCGCCTTTCTGATTAGTTAATTAGTCAGCTTTCTTTGTCCTCGTCCTCAACTTTGATATACTAGGTAAAGTTTGAGGAGGAGATTACATGGAAAGCTGGCTTTTTTTAGCTTTAGTATTATTAATTGCAATCTTTGGTCATAACTCATCATTGATTATTGCCACGGTAGTAGTGATGATCCTGAAACTGATCCCTTATACCGCCAAATGGTTGCCCTTGATACAACATAAAGGAATTAATTGGGGTGTGACAGTGATTTCAGTTGCGATCTTAATTCCAATTGCGACTGGTCAAATTGGCTTTAATGATTTATGGGCTGCTTTTAAGACCCCTGCTGGCTGGATTGCAGTCGGCATGGGCATTGCAGTTGCCATCTTATCAAAGTATGGAGTCAACCAGTTGGCAGCTGTTCCTCAAGTCACGGTTGCCTTAGTCCTTGGAACGATTATTGGAGTGGTTGCGTTTAAGGGAATTGCTGCCGGTCCAGTTATCGCGAGTGGGATGACATATTGTATTGTAACGCTATTGAATTTGCATTTTTAAATAGCAAAAAGAAGTTGTGACATAAGTTAGGTCACTTCCATAAAATACGAACAGCGCAGTACAACAATGGCCTCTAATGTCCGGCAACGCCGAACATTAGAGGCCTATTGTTGCTTGTGGGGGCTCCCAGAGGCTAGCTTCGCGTCGAAAAACGAAGTCACGAGTGACTTCTGTCTCGCTCCCTTTTCCTACGATTAGTCAAGAAAAATATTTAGAAAAGAAGAGTATACTAAACCAACCCTGTTCTTCTTCAAAAATCGAGAATTAGTGGTATATTAAAATTGTGAGGTGATTATACCTTCACAGGGACCATTGAGTCCGTATACCGATAGTGGTATTTTTCATGGTGCTTAATCATGGATAAGAGACATTTCAGAGTTTTATTCATACAAGCTACCATGGCGACCTTGTTCAGTTTTGGATGAGGTCGTTTTTCTTTTAAACGATAGTAATAGTCAACAATATGATTAGAATTAGCGTGTTGTTGGCGGATCATATTACCTACAGTAAAATATAAGAGCTTACGGGCAATCGGGTTTCCACGCTTATTAATGTGATCTTGACCTAAATAGGTTCCAGATTGGTAACGACGAATATCAATTCCGACAAAGGCATTAAGCTGATTAGCATTGTCAAAGCGACTAATGTCGCCCAATTCTCCCATTAACTGAGCCGCAGTTTGTTTCCCAATTCCCGGAAAAGAGCAGTATAGGATATACTCTGGCAAGCGCTGGGCAATAGATTCCATCCGCTTGATAACCTCTTCCTTTTTACGGGTTAGGGCAATTAATTGGCGAGCATAGTAGCGAACTTCATCAACCTGAATGGCATCACCAGAAACAGCCGGATATGATTTTTGGGCGAGATCGATTAATCGATCGGCATACTTATAAGCTTTCATCTTAGATATTCGTTTATCTGTAGATGCCATTAGAATATTCTTTAATTTAACTCTCGAATAAGGCCTAACTAGTGCTGGATGAGGAAAAAGCTCCACGATATTCAACGCTAATTTAGATGTTCTATTTACAAATAATTGCTTAAGTTCTGGAAAACTTGTTCAAGTGCAGTATGAAGATGATTTAGACGATAGTTCCAATCAGCGTTGAGCTGATTATAGAACCGACTAAGCTCATGTAGCTGAAGATAATCTTTTTTCCAAGGAACTGTTAATCGAAAAGTATTTTCCTGGACAGTGAGCGCAATCCGGTGAGCGTCTTTCTGATCGGTCTTAACTCGTCGTAGACTTTCGGACTTTAAATGAAGTTCTAGTGGATTAAGACGGCAAAAGCGGAGACCATTGGTCTCGCAGAAATGTTCAATTACTCGCGAATAAATTCCAGTCGCTTCAAAGTAGATAATTGGCTTCTGAGCTTTCTTAATCATATCTCGTAGAGCATTAACCCCCGCTTTCGTGTGTACTAAAGAAAACTCTTTTAAACAGTGTTTCCCTCGATACCAGACACAGTAGCTTTTCCCCATTGAAACATCCAAGGCAAATATATCAGCCATAAAAAAACTTCCTTTCTATAAATAGAGCTAGATATAACCGCTATCCTAGATTTGTACTTCATTTCCTAAATACTCGAACTCGTAGTTCCACAGCCTAAAAGCAAAATATCAAATCAAAGATAGCGGAGATCATTTTATAATACGGACTCGAAGTCCTTGGGAGCATGATCGATCTTAGCTCTATCTTCAGAATAACAAAAAAGTCCAGGACAATAATTATTTTTGTCCTGAACTAATCTTAGGTTGTTTATTTTACGCATTTTCTAATTGCGATTGCGAAGAAATTTTATGATATAGCTTAGTACTAAGATATAGGGAAGTTAACAGTAAGCATAAGATAAAGCCGGCTTGAATACCGAGGTGTGAGGACGGGTTGTGAACTAAGTGATTAACAATGCCAACAATTGAAACGATGAGGGCAGTTCCAAAGGCAGCCGCAATTTGTCGTAATGTATTAAAGGTAGCAACTGCATCAGGAACGATCTCATTAGGCAGCAATGATAATGCCTGAGTTTGTAATGGGATTAACATTGTCACTAATCCAAACTGTCAAATTGTTTGGAAAAGAGTAATCATGAGAACAGAACTACGCGCACCGATTGCGGCTTGACCGATTGTTCCGATGATATCGATTATGAGACCAGTTCCAACAAGAATCTTAATTGGATAAATGTCATAAAAACGGCCACTCGTTGTCGATAGTAGGCCCGTTAAGATTGCCCCCGGAAGGACAGCAATGGCTGAAACAACCGTACTTTTGCCCAAAACAATTTGTACGAGCAGGGGAATTAAAATTGCATTACCGTACATTGTTGATGTAATTAGCATATTAATAACAGTGGCAAAAACAAATTGTTTGTGGGAAAAGATCCCAAAGTTGATTAACTGACGATTACTGTGCCGTTGGTTAAGAAAGAAAAGGAAGAGAAAGACTAAGCCGATAAGGACATACCCTGAGACACTAAATGAAAGCAAGTGATTGTTCGAAACATTTGATAAGCCCATCAATAATGACCATAATCCGCCTGTGATTAGAATGAGAGCCAATGTATTAAAACAGGGATGTTCATTATGAGGGATTTTAGGAAGTAAGAAGAATGAAAGGAGCAATGTAATTACTGCAAAGGGAATGATTAATAGGAAAAGGTATTGCCAAGAGAAAAAGTGTAACAGAAAACCAGAAATAGCAGGACCTAAGATAGGTGCACAATTAAAGGCAAGGCCAATAATTCCCATAATTTGCCCTTTTTTACCCGGCTTTGCATAACGAATTGCCAAGACATTTACTAGTGGCATCATCATCCCTGCGCCCAAAGCTTGAATCATCCGAGCAACCACAACTAGATTAAAGCTCCACGCGATCGCTCCAATAATGGTTCCTAAAAGAAAAATTCCGGCGAAAATAATAAAGAGATTTTTGAATGGGAATCTTTTTATGAGAAATGAACTAACGGGGATCATCAGGGCATTGACAAGCATATAACCGTTTGTCACCCACTGAACTTGGGCCTCACTGATATGAAAGACATTCATAAAGGTTGGTAAGGCAATGTTCATTAAGGTTGAACAGAGAAGACCAAAAAATGTACCAAATACCATGATTACTAATGCATGGCTGATGCGTTGATTTTTCATTAGTAGATATAGTGCTCCTTAAAATTAGTCAAAAAGTATTGAGTTTACTAGCCAGATTATTAATGTCAATACGCATTAGGAATTTGCAAGTAAGTAAATTAATGCTAAAATATAGTTGTGAATAATTTACATATGTAAACGCAGGAGGAATTAGATGAATATTAATTTAGAAATAACTCCCGCTGAATGGCAAATTATGCGGGTGGTTTGGAGTCTAAGGCAAACGACCAGTAGCCAAATTATTGAAATTTTACAGAAAAAAGTTGACTGGAAACCGGCAACGATTAAGACTTTACTTCGACGCCTGGTTGATAAAAAAGCCTTATCTGCCACCCGTCAAGGACGTGGATTTATCTATGAGCCCTTAGTTCCCGAACAGCAAACAATGGACCAAGCGGCGGACAACCTATTTAATAATATTTGTGAACGACATGTTGGAAGCACCCTTGAACATGTGATCAATAATGTAACCCTTAGCAAGGATGATATTGCTAAGCTACAAGAATTATTGGCAAGCAAAGCAACTGATTCACCGGATCACGTCAAATGTAACTGTATTCCTGATATGCAGATGAACTGCTAATGAAAAGCTCCCCGCAACTAGGAAATCTTTCCTAAATTGCGGAGAGCCTTTTTTAGTCTCTATTTTTCTTTGTTTTGATCCTCATCAGCTGATGGTTTCTTCTTTTTAGGCTTAATGTAAACTACCTTGAATTTATTAACATAGGCATTCTTTAAATCAAGAGGTGTAAATGAGAAATTATCAACTCTAATTGGTTGTCCGACTTTTAAGTCATACTGCCGTTCAAGGAAGAATCCAGTTAAGGTTGTTACTTCAGAGTTATCAAATTGCTCGATGTTTGTATCAAAGTAACGTTCAAAATCATCTAATGGCATCTTACCAGAAACTTCGAAAGTAGGATTACCCTTGCTATCAGGATCTTTCTTTTCAATCATGTCAGAGGTAGCATGATCAATTTCTTCGCCAACTGTTCCGAATAATTCTTCATAAATGTCCTTATCAGTAATGATCCCAGAAGTACCACCATATTCGTCTTGGACAACAACAATTGGCACTTGTTTTTTCATCATCTCAGCAAGGACATTGGTGAGTTGTTCATTTTCGTAAACGATTGGAATTCGGCGCATGATTGTGCGAACTGATTGTTGCGGGTTGATTTGGTTTTGCCGCATAATATCATATGCAAAAATATAACCAAGAATGTGGTCCTTGTCATTATTAGCAACAACTGGGAAACGCGTGAATTTCTTTTCAAAATAAAGTTTGGCTGCATCTTCAATTGAAGCCGTAATATCAATAACCGCTAACTGTGTCCGATCAATCATAATATCCTCAGCAACTTTATCATTCATTTCAAAAGCTCGTTGCATGAAGATAACGTCTTCCTTATCCATTTCCCCAGCTTTTTCTGATTGTTGGGATAAGGTCATAATTTCATTTTGTGAGTACGTGTCTTCTTCTGGCTGAACATTATATCCTAACATTTTCGTAATTGCCGCAGCGACTACCGCAAATAACCAAACGAAGGGATAAAAAACAGTATGGAAGAATTGTACCGGGTGAACAATTGACAATAGAATTGGTACCGGTCGATCAATCGCCATATTTTTAGGAACTAAATCAGTAAATACCGCGTGGAAGAATGTAAAAATTAAAACACCGATAACTGGTGCAATCGCTTGAAGAACATCATGCGGAATAATATTAATCTTTAGCAACAGATCTGTGATAAATTCATCACCTAACCAACCTAAAACTAAAGAAGTCATCGTAACCCCGACTTGAGCTGTTGATAGGTACTCATTAAGATTTGCTACCATGTGTTCTGCGCGCTTGACTTTTCGCGTTTGCCGGAGCTCCTTTAACTCACTAGGCCGCACTTTAACAACTGAATACTCCAGCAGTGTAAATAAAGCAGCTAACAGCAAAATCAAAATAATGATAATTAATTTAAACCAATATGAATCCCATAAACCATTCATCGTTTAAAAATTTCACCTAAACTTTCTTAAAAAATTTATCGACTACTATTGTATCAGTAAAATGTAGTGAAAAGGGAGTTTAATTATTTTTTTATAAGTGAAAATGCTAAAATAAAGGAAAATAAGTAGGAGAAAATATATGACGACTAGGGTCCGTCTGAAAACTACTTAAGTAAGATGCAAATTGAGGCAATGTAAACCGTAGCCAGATAAACATGAGCGAGCTTATCATAACGCGTTGCAATCCTACGAAAGTTCTTCAACTGATTGAAGAAGTTCTCAATCAAATGGCGCTCACAATAAACGTGGTAATCACAGGTCCACTTGTCTTTGGTATTTTCCTTTGGCGGAATGGTATAGACGGCTGCTTTATCTTTAATATACTGGCGAAGTTTCGCGGTGCCATAGGCTTTATCCGCGATAATATTTGATTGAGAAATATCGAAGCCTTCCAGCAACTCACTGGCAACTTGGCTATCATGTACTTGACCACCTGTTAGGCGAAAACCCAAGGGATTCCCTAATCCGTCAACGAGTGCGTGAATCTTGGTCGTTCGGCCACCTCGACTTAGTCCAATAGCTTGATTTTCGACCATACATTCGGCGTTTTTTTTGCCCCAGTGGCCTTTTGATGCGCTCGAACGATCGTTGAATCTAAGCTCAAGTTTTCCATGTCGGGATCGTCAATCAATTTGAGAAAAACCTGTTCGAACAAGTTTGAACTTACCCAGGCTCGGAAGCGACTATACACCGTTTTCCAAGAGCCATAGCGTTCAGGTAGATCACGCCAAGGAGCCCCGCTGCGCATGAGCCAGAGGATAGCGTTGAGGGCGGTACGGTTGTCTAGGCTTGATGGACGGCCAGTCCGGTATGGTGGGAAGTATCCTTTGATTCGGTCCCACTGAGCATCTTCCAGTTCGTATCGTTTAGGTGTTGTCATCGGAATGCCTCGATTCGTTTTTCCTCAGATTATACCTGAATTTTTAGTTTTCAGACAGTCCCTAATGAAGAAGAAATCAAGAAGTCAGCACGCTTGCGTAAGATTATGCAAGTGATGCGAAAATATCATTTTGTTAGTAATTTTTACCATCAAACTAACCCACAAGCTATTTGTCAGGCCCTGCAAGAACTGGGACCTACCTTTATTAAACTAGGCCAAATATTATCAACCCGTCCAGACCTTGTTTCACCAGCGTATATTAAAGAACTTCGCCACTTGCAAGATCAAGTTAAAGCTGATAGTTTTGCGACTGTAGAGCAAACTTTTGAAGAAGAAACCGGAAAGAAAATTAATGACGAATTTGCTAGCTTTGCAGAAAAGCCATTTGCTTCTGCGTCGATTGGGCAAGTTCACCATGCAACGCTTAAGGATGGGACACCGGTTGTTGTCAAAGTTCAACATCCAGAAGTCGGTAAACTTGTTAATACTGACTTAGCCTTGTTAAGAAAAGCGGTGGTCTTATTTAAGTATGTTCCCCAAGACATTGCAGTAGTTGATTTGGATAAAGTAATTGATGAACTCAGTGCTTCATTATTAGGTGAGGTCAATACTCTTGAAGAAGCAAAAAATGGGGAAGAATTTTATACACGTCGTTTGTAAAATTAAGTTAGAAAAAATAAAAAGCCATTTGTGATAGACTTTTGAATATCCCTAATCAAAAGAAAGGCAATCACAAATGACCTCTAAACATCTTACCACACGTGAATTAACTCTCATAGCTGATTTTTGGTATCAAGGTACTAAAGCTTATCGGGCTGCTAAATTACTTCAGCGTAGTCAAGAAACCATCTATCGTGTTTATCGTTTCCTCAATGACGGTAAAACCATCGGCCAATATCTTCAGACTTATCAGCGTCATAAGCGTCGTTGTGGTCGGAAGCAGACCCAACTGCCAACTATCGAAGTTAACTATATCCATGCGCAAATCAAGGCGGGTTGGACTCCTGATACTATTATTGGTCGTCATGAACACCCAACTAGCTGCAGTATGCGCACCCTTTATCGCATGTTTGCCCGCAATCAGTATGGCTTTTCCGTTAAACAGCTACCGATGAAAGGAAAACGCCATCCCAATGGCTATGTGGAACGTCGTGGTAAAGCTGGCCAATTAGGACGCAGTATCTATCAACGATATCGTGATTTTCCGCATTACCAACATGAATTTGGGCACTTTGAAGCTGATACAGTTCAAGGTAAAGCTCACCGCGGAGCGGTAATGACGCTAGTAGAGCGACAATCCAAAGTAATGATTGTCCTTAATATTCATCATAAAACAGACGAAGCAGTGAATTGCCAGCTTGATCAATGGCTCGCTAAATTGCCACGTCACTTTGTTAAATCAATTACTTTTGATAACGGGAAAGAATTT
This region includes:
- a CDS encoding IS30 family transposase, with translation MTSKHLTTRELTLIADFWYQGTKAYRAAKLLQRSQETIYRVYRFLNDGKTIGQYLQTYQRHKRRCGRKQTQLPTIEVNYIHAQIKAGWTPDTIIGRHEHPTSCSMRTLYRMFARNQYGFSVKQLPMKGKRHPNGYVERRGKAGQLGRSIYQRYRDFPHYQHEFGHFEADTVQGKAHRGAVMTLVERQSKVMIVLNIHHKTDEAVNCQLDQWLAKLPRHFVKSITFDNGKEFAGWREIANKYDLHTYFAEVGAPNQRGLNENNNGLLRRDGLSKKLDFRDLPDELVTQLMHRRNNIPRKSLNYRTPLEVFLSHVTEEQLSPFF